A single genomic interval of Corvus hawaiiensis isolate bCorHaw1 chromosome 5, bCorHaw1.pri.cur, whole genome shotgun sequence harbors:
- the INTS10 gene encoding integrator complex subunit 10 isoform X3, translated as MSAQGDCEFLVKRARELVPGDLWAAKAWLITARSLYPADFNIQYEMYTIERNAERTASAGRLLYDMFVNFPDQPAVWREISVITSALRNDSQDKQTQFLRGLFETLPGRVQCEMLLKATEQCFNTLERAEMLLLLLRRFPETVVQHGVGLGETLLDAESIEDQESPVNCFRKLFVCDVLPLIINNPDVRLPASLLYKYLNKAAEFYINYVTRSTQTESQYQGSQDSSDIMSPSKRSSQKYVIDGLTEKSSQIIDPWERLFKILSVVGMRCEWQMDKGRRSFGDILHRMKDLCRYISNFDSEAHIKYKNQVVYSTMLVFFKNAFQYVSNIQPSLFQGPNAPNQTPLVLLEDVPNIYGDTDIDRNKHIHKKRKLAEGREKTMQSSDDEDPSGKARSRHITVNKADLANSIEVLESFKLARESWELLYSLESLDKEFTRICLSWKTETWLWLRIFLTDMIIYQGQYKKAISSLHHLAALQGSHSPQQITGQGSLENQRALIQLASCHFALGEYRQTCEKVLDLMCCILLPIQEGGKVQEEQPKVKSKFRKGSDLKLWPCTSRAIMPYCLHLLLACFKLRAFTDSRDDMALGHVVVLLQHEWPRGENLFLKAINKICQQGNFQYENFFNYVTNIDMLEEFAYLRTQEGGKIHLELLPNQAMLIKHHTVTRGITKGVKEDFRLAMERQVSRCGENLMVVLHRFCINEKILLLQTLA; from the exons ATGTCGGCGCAGGGGGACTGTGAGTTCCTGGTGAAGCGGGCCCGGGAGCTGGTGCCGGGGGACCTGTGGGCGGCCAAGGCCTGGCTCATCACGGCGCGGAGCCTCTACCCCGCCGACTTCAACATACAA TATGAGATGTACACTATTGAGAGGAATGCTGAAAGGACAGCATCTGCAGGCAGGCTGCTCTACGACAT GTTTGTGAATTTTCCAGACCAACCTGCTGTATGGAGGGAGATCAGCGTTATTACATCCGCATTAAGGAATGACTCCCAGGACAAGCAGACACAGTTTTTAAGAG gATTATTTGAGACCCTTCCTGGTCGGGTCCAGTGTGAAATGCTCCTGAAGGCAACAGAGCAGTGCTTTAACACATTAGAAAGGGCAGAAATGCTCCTTCTACTTCTGCGGCGTTTCCCAGAGACTGTGGTGCAACATGGG GTAGGCCTTGGAGAAACGTTATTAGATGCTGAAAGTATTGAAGACCAAGAATCTCCAGTGAATtgttttagaaaattatttg ttTGTGATGTTCTTCCTCTGATAATTAACAACCCTGATGTACGACTTCCTGCCAGCTTGTTATATAAATACCTGaataaagcagcagaattttatATTAACTACGTAACTAGATCTACGCAGACAGAAAGTCAGTATCAAG GTTCACAAGATTCCTCTGATATTATGTCTCCAAGCAAGCGCAGCTCTCAGAAATACGTAATAGATGGTCTCACAGAGAAATCATCCCAGATTATAGATCCTTGGGAGAGgctatttaaaatactgtctgTGGTGGGAATGAGGTGTGAGTGGCAAATGGATAAGGGAAGAAG AAGTTTTGGTGATATTTTGCATCGAATGAAAGATCTCTGCAGATACATCAGCAACTTCGATAGTGAAGCCCACATTAAATATAAGAATCAAGTAGTGTATTCCACGATGTTGgtcttctttaaaaatgcttttcagtaTGTCAGCAACATCCAGCCATCACTCTTTCAAG GTCCAAATGCTCCAAACCAAACTCCACTGGTTCTTCTTGAGGATGTACCCAACATCTATGGTGATACAGATATTGATCGTAACAAACATATCCACAAAAAGAGGAAACTtgctgaaggaagagaaaaaacaatg CAGAGCTCAGATGATGAGGATCCTTCTGGGAAGGCAAGAAGTCGCCACATTACAGTAAACAAGGCTGATCTTGCAAACTCCATTGAAGTATTAGAGAGTTTCAAACTAGCAagagagagctgggagctgctgtatTCTCTGGAATCACTTGACAAAG AGTTCACCAGAATTTGTTTGTCATGGAAGACAGAGACCTGGCTTTGGTTAAGAATCTTTCTTACAGACATGATCATCTACcag GGGCAGTACAAAAAAGCAATTAGCAGCCTACATCATTTGGCAGCTCTTCAGGGCTCTCATTCTCCCCAGCAAATTACAGGACAAGGATCTTTAGAAAATCAGAGAGCACTAATCCAGTTAGCATCGTGCCACTTTGCCCTCGGAGAATATCGG CAAACATGCGAAAAAGTGCTTGACCTCATGTGCTGTATTTTACTTCCAATACAAGAAGGAGGTAAAGTACAAGAGGAGCAACCTAAAGTCAAGTCTAAATTCAGGAAAG GGTCTGATTTGAAGCTTTGGCCATGTACCAGTAGAGCTATCATGCCTTACTGCCTTCATCTGTTGTTAGCTTGTTTCAAG CTCAGAGCTTTCACAGACAGCAGAGATGATATGGCGCTGGGCCACGTAGTTGTTCTGCTTCAGCATGAGTGGCCAAGGGGTGAGAACTTGTTCCTGAAAGCCATCAACAAAATCTGCCAGCAAGGAAACTTCCAGTATGAGAATTTTTTCAACTATGTCACAA ATATTGATATGTTGGAGGAATTTGCTTATTTAAGAAcacaggaaggagggaaaattcATCTGGAACTGCTGCCAAATCAAGCAATGTTGATCAA
- the INTS10 gene encoding integrator complex subunit 10 isoform X5: MSAQGDCEFLVKRARELVPGDLWAAKAWLITARSLYPADFNIQYEMYTIERNAERTASAGRLLYDMFVNFPDQPAVWREISVITSALRNDSQDKQTQFLRGLFETLPGRVQCEMLLKATEQCFNTLERAEMLLLLLRRFPETVVQHGVGLGETLLDAESIEDQESPVNCFRKLFVCDVLPLIINNPDVRLPASLLYKYLNKAAEFYINYVTRSTQTESQYQGSQDSSDIMSPSKRSSQKYVIDGLTEKSSQIIDPWERLFKILSVVGMRCEWQMDKGRRSFGDILHRMKDLCRYISNFDSEAHIKYKNQVVYSTMLVFFKNAFQYVSNIQPSLFQGPNAPNQTPLVLLEDVPNIYGDTDIDRNKHIHKKRKLAEGREKTMQSSDDEDPSGKARSRHITVNKADLANSIEVLESFKLARESWELLYSLESLDKEFTRICLSWKTETWLWLRIFLTDMIIYQGQYKKAISSLHHLAALQGSHSPQQITGQGSLENQRALIQLASCHFALGEYRQTCEKVLDLMCCILLPIQEGGKVQEEQPKVKSKFRKGSDLKLWPCTSRAIMPYCLHLLLACFKLRAFTDSRDDMALGHVVVLLQHEWPRGENLFLKAINKICQQGNFQYENFFNYVTNIDMLEEFAYLRTQEGGKIHLELLPNQAMLIKCGVAPGWTC, translated from the exons ATGTCGGCGCAGGGGGACTGTGAGTTCCTGGTGAAGCGGGCCCGGGAGCTGGTGCCGGGGGACCTGTGGGCGGCCAAGGCCTGGCTCATCACGGCGCGGAGCCTCTACCCCGCCGACTTCAACATACAA TATGAGATGTACACTATTGAGAGGAATGCTGAAAGGACAGCATCTGCAGGCAGGCTGCTCTACGACAT GTTTGTGAATTTTCCAGACCAACCTGCTGTATGGAGGGAGATCAGCGTTATTACATCCGCATTAAGGAATGACTCCCAGGACAAGCAGACACAGTTTTTAAGAG gATTATTTGAGACCCTTCCTGGTCGGGTCCAGTGTGAAATGCTCCTGAAGGCAACAGAGCAGTGCTTTAACACATTAGAAAGGGCAGAAATGCTCCTTCTACTTCTGCGGCGTTTCCCAGAGACTGTGGTGCAACATGGG GTAGGCCTTGGAGAAACGTTATTAGATGCTGAAAGTATTGAAGACCAAGAATCTCCAGTGAATtgttttagaaaattatttg ttTGTGATGTTCTTCCTCTGATAATTAACAACCCTGATGTACGACTTCCTGCCAGCTTGTTATATAAATACCTGaataaagcagcagaattttatATTAACTACGTAACTAGATCTACGCAGACAGAAAGTCAGTATCAAG GTTCACAAGATTCCTCTGATATTATGTCTCCAAGCAAGCGCAGCTCTCAGAAATACGTAATAGATGGTCTCACAGAGAAATCATCCCAGATTATAGATCCTTGGGAGAGgctatttaaaatactgtctgTGGTGGGAATGAGGTGTGAGTGGCAAATGGATAAGGGAAGAAG AAGTTTTGGTGATATTTTGCATCGAATGAAAGATCTCTGCAGATACATCAGCAACTTCGATAGTGAAGCCCACATTAAATATAAGAATCAAGTAGTGTATTCCACGATGTTGgtcttctttaaaaatgcttttcagtaTGTCAGCAACATCCAGCCATCACTCTTTCAAG GTCCAAATGCTCCAAACCAAACTCCACTGGTTCTTCTTGAGGATGTACCCAACATCTATGGTGATACAGATATTGATCGTAACAAACATATCCACAAAAAGAGGAAACTtgctgaaggaagagaaaaaacaatg CAGAGCTCAGATGATGAGGATCCTTCTGGGAAGGCAAGAAGTCGCCACATTACAGTAAACAAGGCTGATCTTGCAAACTCCATTGAAGTATTAGAGAGTTTCAAACTAGCAagagagagctgggagctgctgtatTCTCTGGAATCACTTGACAAAG AGTTCACCAGAATTTGTTTGTCATGGAAGACAGAGACCTGGCTTTGGTTAAGAATCTTTCTTACAGACATGATCATCTACcag GGGCAGTACAAAAAAGCAATTAGCAGCCTACATCATTTGGCAGCTCTTCAGGGCTCTCATTCTCCCCAGCAAATTACAGGACAAGGATCTTTAGAAAATCAGAGAGCACTAATCCAGTTAGCATCGTGCCACTTTGCCCTCGGAGAATATCGG CAAACATGCGAAAAAGTGCTTGACCTCATGTGCTGTATTTTACTTCCAATACAAGAAGGAGGTAAAGTACAAGAGGAGCAACCTAAAGTCAAGTCTAAATTCAGGAAAG GGTCTGATTTGAAGCTTTGGCCATGTACCAGTAGAGCTATCATGCCTTACTGCCTTCATCTGTTGTTAGCTTGTTTCAAG CTCAGAGCTTTCACAGACAGCAGAGATGATATGGCGCTGGGCCACGTAGTTGTTCTGCTTCAGCATGAGTGGCCAAGGGGTGAGAACTTGTTCCTGAAAGCCATCAACAAAATCTGCCAGCAAGGAAACTTCCAGTATGAGAATTTTTTCAACTATGTCACAA ATATTGATATGTTGGAGGAATTTGCTTATTTAAGAAcacaggaaggagggaaaattcATCTGGAACTGCTGCCAAATCAAGCAATGTTGATCAA GTGTGGTGTTGCTCCAGGCTGGACCTGTTAG
- the INTS10 gene encoding integrator complex subunit 10 isoform X4, with protein sequence MSAQGDCEFLVKRARELVPGDLWAAKAWLITARSLYPADFNIQYEMYTIERNAERTASAGRLLYDMFVNFPDQPAVWREISVITSALRNDSQDKQTQFLRGLFETLPGRVQCEMLLKATEQCFNTLERAEMLLLLLRRFPETVVQHGVGLGETLLDAESIEDQESPVNCFRKLFVCDVLPLIINNPDVRLPASLLYKYLNKAAEFYINYVTRSTQTESQYQGSQDSSDIMSPSKRSSQKYVIDGLTEKSSQIIDPWERLFKILSVVGMRCEWQMDKGRRSFGDILHRMKDLCRYISNFDSEAHIKYKNQVVYSTMLVFFKNAFQYVSNIQPSLFQGPNAPNQTPLVLLEDVPNIYGDTDIDRNKHIHKKRKLAEGREKTMSSDDEDPSGKARSRHITVNKADLANSIEVLESFKLARESWELLYSLESLDKEFTRICLSWKTETWLWLRIFLTDMIIYQGQYKKAISSLHHLAALQGSHSPQQITGQGSLENQRALIQLASCHFALGEYRQTCEKVLDLMCCILLPIQEGGKVQEEQPKVKSKFRKGSDLKLWPCTSRAIMPYCLHLLLACFKLRAFTDSRDDMALGHVVVLLQHEWPRGENLFLKAINKICQQGNFQYENFFNYVTNIDMLEEFAYLRTQEGGKIHLELLPNQAMLIKHHTVTRGITKGVKEDFRLAMERQVSRCGENLMVVLHRFCINEKILLLQTLA encoded by the exons ATGTCGGCGCAGGGGGACTGTGAGTTCCTGGTGAAGCGGGCCCGGGAGCTGGTGCCGGGGGACCTGTGGGCGGCCAAGGCCTGGCTCATCACGGCGCGGAGCCTCTACCCCGCCGACTTCAACATACAA TATGAGATGTACACTATTGAGAGGAATGCTGAAAGGACAGCATCTGCAGGCAGGCTGCTCTACGACAT GTTTGTGAATTTTCCAGACCAACCTGCTGTATGGAGGGAGATCAGCGTTATTACATCCGCATTAAGGAATGACTCCCAGGACAAGCAGACACAGTTTTTAAGAG gATTATTTGAGACCCTTCCTGGTCGGGTCCAGTGTGAAATGCTCCTGAAGGCAACAGAGCAGTGCTTTAACACATTAGAAAGGGCAGAAATGCTCCTTCTACTTCTGCGGCGTTTCCCAGAGACTGTGGTGCAACATGGG GTAGGCCTTGGAGAAACGTTATTAGATGCTGAAAGTATTGAAGACCAAGAATCTCCAGTGAATtgttttagaaaattatttg ttTGTGATGTTCTTCCTCTGATAATTAACAACCCTGATGTACGACTTCCTGCCAGCTTGTTATATAAATACCTGaataaagcagcagaattttatATTAACTACGTAACTAGATCTACGCAGACAGAAAGTCAGTATCAAG GTTCACAAGATTCCTCTGATATTATGTCTCCAAGCAAGCGCAGCTCTCAGAAATACGTAATAGATGGTCTCACAGAGAAATCATCCCAGATTATAGATCCTTGGGAGAGgctatttaaaatactgtctgTGGTGGGAATGAGGTGTGAGTGGCAAATGGATAAGGGAAGAAG AAGTTTTGGTGATATTTTGCATCGAATGAAAGATCTCTGCAGATACATCAGCAACTTCGATAGTGAAGCCCACATTAAATATAAGAATCAAGTAGTGTATTCCACGATGTTGgtcttctttaaaaatgcttttcagtaTGTCAGCAACATCCAGCCATCACTCTTTCAAG GTCCAAATGCTCCAAACCAAACTCCACTGGTTCTTCTTGAGGATGTACCCAACATCTATGGTGATACAGATATTGATCGTAACAAACATATCCACAAAAAGAGGAAACTtgctgaaggaagagaaaaaacaatg AGCTCAGATGATGAGGATCCTTCTGGGAAGGCAAGAAGTCGCCACATTACAGTAAACAAGGCTGATCTTGCAAACTCCATTGAAGTATTAGAGAGTTTCAAACTAGCAagagagagctgggagctgctgtatTCTCTGGAATCACTTGACAAAG AGTTCACCAGAATTTGTTTGTCATGGAAGACAGAGACCTGGCTTTGGTTAAGAATCTTTCTTACAGACATGATCATCTACcag GGGCAGTACAAAAAAGCAATTAGCAGCCTACATCATTTGGCAGCTCTTCAGGGCTCTCATTCTCCCCAGCAAATTACAGGACAAGGATCTTTAGAAAATCAGAGAGCACTAATCCAGTTAGCATCGTGCCACTTTGCCCTCGGAGAATATCGG CAAACATGCGAAAAAGTGCTTGACCTCATGTGCTGTATTTTACTTCCAATACAAGAAGGAGGTAAAGTACAAGAGGAGCAACCTAAAGTCAAGTCTAAATTCAGGAAAG GGTCTGATTTGAAGCTTTGGCCATGTACCAGTAGAGCTATCATGCCTTACTGCCTTCATCTGTTGTTAGCTTGTTTCAAG CTCAGAGCTTTCACAGACAGCAGAGATGATATGGCGCTGGGCCACGTAGTTGTTCTGCTTCAGCATGAGTGGCCAAGGGGTGAGAACTTGTTCCTGAAAGCCATCAACAAAATCTGCCAGCAAGGAAACTTCCAGTATGAGAATTTTTTCAACTATGTCACAA ATATTGATATGTTGGAGGAATTTGCTTATTTAAGAAcacaggaaggagggaaaattcATCTGGAACTGCTGCCAAATCAAGCAATGTTGATCAA
- the INTS10 gene encoding integrator complex subunit 10 isoform X1, whose product MSAQGDCEFLVKRARELVPGDLWAAKAWLITARSLYPADFNIQYEMYTIERNAERTASAGRLLYDMFVNFPDQPAVWREISVITSALRNDSQDKQTQFLRGLFETLPGRVQCEMLLKATEQCFNTLERAEMLLLLLRRFPETVVQHGVGLGETLLDAESIEDQESPVNCFRKLFVCDVLPLIINNPDVRLPASLLYKYLNKAAEFYINYVTRSTQTESQYQGSQDSSDIMSPSKRSSQKYVIDGLTEKSSQIIDPWERLFKILSVVGMRCEWQMDKGRRSFGDILHRMKDLCRYISNFDSEAHIKYKNQVVYSTMLVFFKNAFQYVSNIQPSLFQGPNAPNQTPLVLLEDVPNIYGDTDIDRNKHIHKKRKLAEGREKTMQSSDDEDPSGKARSRHITVNKADLANSIEVLESFKLARESWELLYSLESLDKEFTRICLSWKTETWLWLRIFLTDMIIYQGQYKKAISSLHHLAALQGSHSPQQITGQGSLENQRALIQLASCHFALGEYRQTCEKVLDLMCCILLPIQEGGKVQEEQPKVKSKFRKGSDLKLWPCTSRAIMPYCLHLLLACFKLRAFTDSRDDMALGHVVVLLQHEWPRGENLFLKAINKICQQGNFQYENFFNYVTNIDMLEEFAYLRTQEGGKIHLELLPNQAMLIKTSSPPMGLLQQEFIPVLQPSIQTADRHHTVTRGITKGVKEDFRLAMERQVSRCGENLMVVLHRFCINEKILLLQTLA is encoded by the exons ATGTCGGCGCAGGGGGACTGTGAGTTCCTGGTGAAGCGGGCCCGGGAGCTGGTGCCGGGGGACCTGTGGGCGGCCAAGGCCTGGCTCATCACGGCGCGGAGCCTCTACCCCGCCGACTTCAACATACAA TATGAGATGTACACTATTGAGAGGAATGCTGAAAGGACAGCATCTGCAGGCAGGCTGCTCTACGACAT GTTTGTGAATTTTCCAGACCAACCTGCTGTATGGAGGGAGATCAGCGTTATTACATCCGCATTAAGGAATGACTCCCAGGACAAGCAGACACAGTTTTTAAGAG gATTATTTGAGACCCTTCCTGGTCGGGTCCAGTGTGAAATGCTCCTGAAGGCAACAGAGCAGTGCTTTAACACATTAGAAAGGGCAGAAATGCTCCTTCTACTTCTGCGGCGTTTCCCAGAGACTGTGGTGCAACATGGG GTAGGCCTTGGAGAAACGTTATTAGATGCTGAAAGTATTGAAGACCAAGAATCTCCAGTGAATtgttttagaaaattatttg ttTGTGATGTTCTTCCTCTGATAATTAACAACCCTGATGTACGACTTCCTGCCAGCTTGTTATATAAATACCTGaataaagcagcagaattttatATTAACTACGTAACTAGATCTACGCAGACAGAAAGTCAGTATCAAG GTTCACAAGATTCCTCTGATATTATGTCTCCAAGCAAGCGCAGCTCTCAGAAATACGTAATAGATGGTCTCACAGAGAAATCATCCCAGATTATAGATCCTTGGGAGAGgctatttaaaatactgtctgTGGTGGGAATGAGGTGTGAGTGGCAAATGGATAAGGGAAGAAG AAGTTTTGGTGATATTTTGCATCGAATGAAAGATCTCTGCAGATACATCAGCAACTTCGATAGTGAAGCCCACATTAAATATAAGAATCAAGTAGTGTATTCCACGATGTTGgtcttctttaaaaatgcttttcagtaTGTCAGCAACATCCAGCCATCACTCTTTCAAG GTCCAAATGCTCCAAACCAAACTCCACTGGTTCTTCTTGAGGATGTACCCAACATCTATGGTGATACAGATATTGATCGTAACAAACATATCCACAAAAAGAGGAAACTtgctgaaggaagagaaaaaacaatg CAGAGCTCAGATGATGAGGATCCTTCTGGGAAGGCAAGAAGTCGCCACATTACAGTAAACAAGGCTGATCTTGCAAACTCCATTGAAGTATTAGAGAGTTTCAAACTAGCAagagagagctgggagctgctgtatTCTCTGGAATCACTTGACAAAG AGTTCACCAGAATTTGTTTGTCATGGAAGACAGAGACCTGGCTTTGGTTAAGAATCTTTCTTACAGACATGATCATCTACcag GGGCAGTACAAAAAAGCAATTAGCAGCCTACATCATTTGGCAGCTCTTCAGGGCTCTCATTCTCCCCAGCAAATTACAGGACAAGGATCTTTAGAAAATCAGAGAGCACTAATCCAGTTAGCATCGTGCCACTTTGCCCTCGGAGAATATCGG CAAACATGCGAAAAAGTGCTTGACCTCATGTGCTGTATTTTACTTCCAATACAAGAAGGAGGTAAAGTACAAGAGGAGCAACCTAAAGTCAAGTCTAAATTCAGGAAAG GGTCTGATTTGAAGCTTTGGCCATGTACCAGTAGAGCTATCATGCCTTACTGCCTTCATCTGTTGTTAGCTTGTTTCAAG CTCAGAGCTTTCACAGACAGCAGAGATGATATGGCGCTGGGCCACGTAGTTGTTCTGCTTCAGCATGAGTGGCCAAGGGGTGAGAACTTGTTCCTGAAAGCCATCAACAAAATCTGCCAGCAAGGAAACTTCCAGTATGAGAATTTTTTCAACTATGTCACAA ATATTGATATGTTGGAGGAATTTGCTTATTTAAGAAcacaggaaggagggaaaattcATCTGGAACTGCTGCCAAATCAAGCAATGTTGATCAA GACTTCTAGCCCTCCCATGGGGTTACTGCAGCAGGAATTCATACCTGTGCTACAGCCCAGCATACAGACTGCTGACAG
- the INTS10 gene encoding integrator complex subunit 10 isoform X2, with protein sequence MSAQGDCEFLVKRARELVPGDLWAAKAWLITARSLYPADFNIQYEMYTIERNAERTASAGRLLYDMFVNFPDQPAVWREISVITSALRNDSQDKQTQFLRGLFETLPGRVQCEMLLKATEQCFNTLERAEMLLLLLRRFPETVVQHGVGLGETLLDAESIEDQESPVNCFRKLFVCDVLPLIINNPDVRLPASLLYKYLNKAAEFYINYVTRSTQTESQYQGSQDSSDIMSPSKRSSQKYVIDGLTEKSSQIIDPWERLFKILSVVGMRCEWQMDKGRRSFGDILHRMKDLCRYISNFDSEAHIKYKNQVVYSTMLVFFKNAFQYVSNIQPSLFQGPNAPNQTPLVLLEDVPNIYGDTDIDRNKHIHKKRKLAEGREKTMSSDDEDPSGKARSRHITVNKADLANSIEVLESFKLARESWELLYSLESLDKEFTRICLSWKTETWLWLRIFLTDMIIYQGQYKKAISSLHHLAALQGSHSPQQITGQGSLENQRALIQLASCHFALGEYRQTCEKVLDLMCCILLPIQEGGKVQEEQPKVKSKFRKGSDLKLWPCTSRAIMPYCLHLLLACFKLRAFTDSRDDMALGHVVVLLQHEWPRGENLFLKAINKICQQGNFQYENFFNYVTNIDMLEEFAYLRTQEGGKIHLELLPNQAMLIKTSSPPMGLLQQEFIPVLQPSIQTADRHHTVTRGITKGVKEDFRLAMERQVSRCGENLMVVLHRFCINEKILLLQTLA encoded by the exons ATGTCGGCGCAGGGGGACTGTGAGTTCCTGGTGAAGCGGGCCCGGGAGCTGGTGCCGGGGGACCTGTGGGCGGCCAAGGCCTGGCTCATCACGGCGCGGAGCCTCTACCCCGCCGACTTCAACATACAA TATGAGATGTACACTATTGAGAGGAATGCTGAAAGGACAGCATCTGCAGGCAGGCTGCTCTACGACAT GTTTGTGAATTTTCCAGACCAACCTGCTGTATGGAGGGAGATCAGCGTTATTACATCCGCATTAAGGAATGACTCCCAGGACAAGCAGACACAGTTTTTAAGAG gATTATTTGAGACCCTTCCTGGTCGGGTCCAGTGTGAAATGCTCCTGAAGGCAACAGAGCAGTGCTTTAACACATTAGAAAGGGCAGAAATGCTCCTTCTACTTCTGCGGCGTTTCCCAGAGACTGTGGTGCAACATGGG GTAGGCCTTGGAGAAACGTTATTAGATGCTGAAAGTATTGAAGACCAAGAATCTCCAGTGAATtgttttagaaaattatttg ttTGTGATGTTCTTCCTCTGATAATTAACAACCCTGATGTACGACTTCCTGCCAGCTTGTTATATAAATACCTGaataaagcagcagaattttatATTAACTACGTAACTAGATCTACGCAGACAGAAAGTCAGTATCAAG GTTCACAAGATTCCTCTGATATTATGTCTCCAAGCAAGCGCAGCTCTCAGAAATACGTAATAGATGGTCTCACAGAGAAATCATCCCAGATTATAGATCCTTGGGAGAGgctatttaaaatactgtctgTGGTGGGAATGAGGTGTGAGTGGCAAATGGATAAGGGAAGAAG AAGTTTTGGTGATATTTTGCATCGAATGAAAGATCTCTGCAGATACATCAGCAACTTCGATAGTGAAGCCCACATTAAATATAAGAATCAAGTAGTGTATTCCACGATGTTGgtcttctttaaaaatgcttttcagtaTGTCAGCAACATCCAGCCATCACTCTTTCAAG GTCCAAATGCTCCAAACCAAACTCCACTGGTTCTTCTTGAGGATGTACCCAACATCTATGGTGATACAGATATTGATCGTAACAAACATATCCACAAAAAGAGGAAACTtgctgaaggaagagaaaaaacaatg AGCTCAGATGATGAGGATCCTTCTGGGAAGGCAAGAAGTCGCCACATTACAGTAAACAAGGCTGATCTTGCAAACTCCATTGAAGTATTAGAGAGTTTCAAACTAGCAagagagagctgggagctgctgtatTCTCTGGAATCACTTGACAAAG AGTTCACCAGAATTTGTTTGTCATGGAAGACAGAGACCTGGCTTTGGTTAAGAATCTTTCTTACAGACATGATCATCTACcag GGGCAGTACAAAAAAGCAATTAGCAGCCTACATCATTTGGCAGCTCTTCAGGGCTCTCATTCTCCCCAGCAAATTACAGGACAAGGATCTTTAGAAAATCAGAGAGCACTAATCCAGTTAGCATCGTGCCACTTTGCCCTCGGAGAATATCGG CAAACATGCGAAAAAGTGCTTGACCTCATGTGCTGTATTTTACTTCCAATACAAGAAGGAGGTAAAGTACAAGAGGAGCAACCTAAAGTCAAGTCTAAATTCAGGAAAG GGTCTGATTTGAAGCTTTGGCCATGTACCAGTAGAGCTATCATGCCTTACTGCCTTCATCTGTTGTTAGCTTGTTTCAAG CTCAGAGCTTTCACAGACAGCAGAGATGATATGGCGCTGGGCCACGTAGTTGTTCTGCTTCAGCATGAGTGGCCAAGGGGTGAGAACTTGTTCCTGAAAGCCATCAACAAAATCTGCCAGCAAGGAAACTTCCAGTATGAGAATTTTTTCAACTATGTCACAA ATATTGATATGTTGGAGGAATTTGCTTATTTAAGAAcacaggaaggagggaaaattcATCTGGAACTGCTGCCAAATCAAGCAATGTTGATCAA GACTTCTAGCCCTCCCATGGGGTTACTGCAGCAGGAATTCATACCTGTGCTACAGCCCAGCATACAGACTGCTGACAG